Genomic DNA from Spirochaeta isovalerica:
AAAGAGTTCGGTTACCTACTTTGAAGTGGGGGATGGTTGCTTCTGAGGTGTATTTATAGAGAGTCTGCTTGGAGAGGTTGAGGAAAGCAGCAGCCTCCTTCATATCCATATTCGTCTTTTGAGGTCTCTCTGGTTTACTTGCTCTGGCGGTGGACGGAGTATTCTGAAGGATGGGACCGAGTTTACTTTCAACGACACCAATTTCAAATCCTTTGGCAATCATGAGAACTGTATTGTAGAAATGGTCTGCATCACCGGTAGCACAGGTTATGGTCATTTCCATCTTGTATTCATTCATATATAGCTCCTGTCAGTGGAATGATGAAATTTTACGTCATTCCAGATAGAGGAGCAAACCGGATTGTCCCACCAGTAGAACAGAATAGCAAAAAATTACCACATTCCGGTCTGTCATGGGGTGTGCCGGGACTCAAAAAGATTAAATACATGACTTTTTGCTCATTTTAGGAGATAATCCGCTTAGAGGCATTGCTATGAGTAATCACATTACGAAAATCAATAACATTAAGAATATGGCAGTTTTCAAGGATTTCCAATGGTCTCAATCTGTGAGAGATCAGGGGAATAATGTAGATGAGTTTAAGAAGATTAATATTATATATGGGCGCAACTATTCAGGGAAAACTACATTATCACGTATTTTAAGGGCACTTGAAACTGGTTCAATATCTGAAAAATACAATTCACCAGAGTTTGATATTTCATTTATGAATGGCAATCATGTAACTAAAAAGGACGTTGGTAGTGGACAATTAATCCGTGTTTTTAATGATGATTTCATAAAAGACAATTTGCGTTTCATTATTGATGACGAAAAGGACATCAACTCATTCGCAATATTAGGTGAAGATAATGCAAAGCTTGAAGAGGAGATTGCAGACAAAGAAGCATCTCTGGGAAAACTTGAAGAGAAATCAGGCATCATTGGTAAATTGATCTCTGCAGAGATTGATTATCATTCAGCTCAAAAAGCCCATTCTGATAAAACTGCTGAATTAGAACAGAAATTACGGGATAAAGCCAACAAAACTGGAACAGGGATAAAGCACAATAAATCCTTTGGGGATGCTAACTATAATGTCACAAAAATTAAGGCAGATATTGCATCGGTCTCTTTAGATTCTTACAACCCAATATCTGATGAACAAATCACAACATTTTATGAACTTCTCAGAGAAGAGCCTAAAGATGAAGTTATTGAATCTACTGAATTTGACTTAAAATATGATGAAATCACCGAGAAAGCTAAAAGACTCATTGAAAAAAAGATAATGGCTTCAGACCCAATACAAGAATTATTAAATGATGCTGCTTTAGCTTCGTGGGTTAGATCAGGTCGAGAAAAACATCAAGGGAAGAGAGATAGATGTGCTTTTTGTGGAAATATTATACCTCCCAATTTGTGGAACAAACTGGATAAGCATTTCAATAAAGAATCTGAAGAACTTAGACAAGCCCTTGATAATGTTTTGAAAGAAATCACCACAGAACAAAAGAGAACTTCAACTCTGCTTGATATTAAGGATTCAGAATTCTATTCACAATTTTCAGATAAATTAGATCTACTGAAAGAAGATTTTTCGAATACATTTACCCTATACATTAATAGTTTGGAGTCTGTTAAGGAGCAAGTCAATAAGCGTAAAGATGATATCTTTTTTCCTTTAACCTTTGAAGAACCAGGTTCTGTCGCTGATGATCTCAATGTTCTTCGTTCTCAATATGAGAAAATTCGAGAGAAATCAAATAAGCTGACAGAGAATTTGAGCTCTAATCAAAAAAAAGCCCGATCAGCTCTACGTCTCAATGAAGTTCATACTTTTTTAGAGGATATTCATTATGCTAATGAATGTTCAGCTATCGAATCTTTACAGCAAGTTGTTACCGATGCGGAGACAAAAAAAAATCAAATAAAAGAAGATGTTGATTTCAAAAAAGCTGAAATCAAAGACCTTAAAGCCCAACTTAAGGATGAGAGTAAAGGCGCAGAGCGTGTAAATGATTTTCTAAATAATTATTTTGGACATCAATTCCTTTCTCTAAAGGCAATTGAAGAGACATCAGGAGATGCCACAACTGGCTATCGTTTCGAAGTGACTCGAAATTCAGAAAAAGCTTATCATTTGAGTGAAGGAGAATGCAGCCTTATTGCATTTTGCTACTTCATGGCTAAACTTGAAGATTTTGAGACAAAAGGAAACCAGCCAATAATATGGATTGATGACCCCATATCGAGTTTAGACGCCAATCACATATTCTTTGTATATAGCCTTATCAATTCAAACATAGTCATACCAGAAGAGTATTCCGAAGATGGAGAAATTAAAAAAAGGGAAAGATTCAGCCAGTTATTTATATCCACCCATAATTTAGATTTCCTCAAATACCTTAAACGCCTACCGGGTGCTCTCAATAAAAAAAACTCTCGATACTTAATTGTCACACGTGTAGATGACGAGAGTACGCTATCATTAATGCCACGATATTTAAAAGATTATGTTACCGAGTTTAATTTCTTATTTCATCAGATTTATAAATGTGCAAATACAGATATTGAG
This window encodes:
- a CDS encoding helix-turn-helix domain-containing protein, with the protein product MNEYKMEMTITCATGDADHFYNTVLMIAKGFEIGVVESKLGPILQNTPSTARASKPERPQKTNMDMKEAAAFLNLSKQTLYKYTSEATIPHFKVGNRTLFKVSELEEWLEDHRVKSHG
- a CDS encoding AAA family ATPase — encoded protein: MAVFKDFQWSQSVRDQGNNVDEFKKINIIYGRNYSGKTTLSRILRALETGSISEKYNSPEFDISFMNGNHVTKKDVGSGQLIRVFNDDFIKDNLRFIIDDEKDINSFAILGEDNAKLEEEIADKEASLGKLEEKSGIIGKLISAEIDYHSAQKAHSDKTAELEQKLRDKANKTGTGIKHNKSFGDANYNVTKIKADIASVSLDSYNPISDEQITTFYELLREEPKDEVIESTEFDLKYDEITEKAKRLIEKKIMASDPIQELLNDAALASWVRSGREKHQGKRDRCAFCGNIIPPNLWNKLDKHFNKESEELRQALDNVLKEITTEQKRTSTLLDIKDSEFYSQFSDKLDLLKEDFSNTFTLYINSLESVKEQVNKRKDDIFFPLTFEEPGSVADDLNVLRSQYEKIREKSNKLTENLSSNQKKARSALRLNEVHTFLEDIHYANECSAIESLQQVVTDAETKKNQIKEDVDFKKAEIKDLKAQLKDESKGAERVNDFLNNYFGHQFLSLKAIEETSGDATTGYRFEVTRNSEKAYHLSEGECSLIAFCYFMAKLEDFETKGNQPIIWIDDPISSLDANHIFFVYSLINSNIVIPEEYSEDGEIKKRERFSQLFISTHNLDFLKYLKRLPGALNKKNSRYLIVTRVDDESTLSLMPRYLKDYVTEFNFLFHQIYKCANTDIESDESHSIFYNFGNNARKFLEAFLFYKFPNAVEKDDKLYRFFGRDALSSALTDRINNEYSHLEGLFERSVMPVDVPEMKSTAKFILDKINEKDPEQYEALLQSIGVEQ